The DNA sequence GCGAGGCCTGGATGGCGATCTCGGCGGTCTCCAGGTCGCGGATCTCCCCCACCATGATCACGTCGGGGTCCTGCCGGAGTATATGGCGGAGGCCGCTCGCGAAGGTCAGGTTGATCTTCGGCTTCACGTGGATCTGGCCGATCCCCGGTATCTGATACTCGACCGGATCCTCGATGGTGAGGATGTTCCGGTCCTCGGTGTTGATCCTGCTGAGGGCGCCGTAGAGGGTCGTGGACTTGCCGCTCCCGGTGGGGCCGGTGACGAGGATGATCCCGTACGGCAGCGCGATGAGGCGGCTGAACCGCTCGAGCTTGTCGGGGCTGAACCCCATCTCCTCGAGGCCGTAGAACATCGCGCCGCGGTCGAGGAGCCGCATCACCACGCGCTCGCCGTGCACGATCGGGATGGTGGAGACGCGCAGGTCGATCTCGCGGTCGGGCATCTTGATCTTGATCCTGCCGTCCTGGGGGAGTCGTTTCTCGGCGATATTCATGTTGGACATGATCTTCACGCGGGAGATGATCGCCGACTGGTAGCGCTTCGGGGGGCTCAGGGTGTTGTGGAGCACGCCGTCGATCCGGAAGCGTATCTTCAGCTCCTTCTCGTACGGCTCGATGTGGATATCGCTCGCCCGCGATTTGGCGGCCTGGTAGATCATCAGGTTGACGAGCTTGATGACCGGGGCCTTGTCGTCGAGGTCCATCAGGTCCTCGGCCGCCTGCTCGGAGAGGTCGAAGACCCTCTCCCCCCCCGCCTCCTTCTCGGCCCCCATGTCCTCGATGAGTTCCTCCGCGGCGCTCTCGGCGTGCATGTAGACGGTGTTGATCAGGTGGCTGATCTCGGCCGCCCTGGCGATCGCCACGTGCGTCTCGCACTCGAGGATGAGCCCGATGTCGTCGAGCGGCTGGGTGTTGAGCGGGTCGGCGGTCGCCACGACGACCGCGTCGCCCTCGCGCCGGAGCGGGACGATCTGGTGCGCCTGGGCGAAGGTGCGCGGGACGCGCCCGATGAGCTCGCGGTCGGCGCTCTCGGGGGGGAGGGATTTCAGGAACGGGAGGCCGAACTGCTCGCTCAGGGCCTGGAGGAGGTCGTCCTCCTTGATGTAGGAGAGGGCGATCAGGATGTCGCCGAGCCGCTTGTCGGAGTTCTCCTGCTTGGCGAGCCCCTCGTCGAGCTGGTCGGGGGTGAGGCAGCCGTTCTTCAGGAGTATCTGCCCGATGAGTTTCCTGCTCGTCGCCGACATCGCCCCCCCCTCCGCGGCCCGCGCACGCCGCCTAGATCCCGTACGGTCTCGCCGATTCGCCCGCGGGCGGCATCTGCTTCACCGGCTCGTCCTTCACCGACTGCATGAACATCTCCAGGAGGCGGACCGGCTGGCCGTGCGCCTCCTCGAGGAACTCGTCGCCGCGGTCGCGCGTCTTCTGCGTCACCATCGCGAGCTCGGTCGGGTTGCGCACGATGCGCGGGGTGATGAAGATCATCAGGTTGATCTTCTGCATCGAGTTCTTGCGGAACCTTGCCAGGAGCCCGGCGATCGGGATGTCGCCGAGGATCGGGACCTTCGACTCCTGCGTGGAGTAGGAGTCGCCGATCATCCCGCTGATCACCACCGTGTGGCCGTCCTTGACGTTGATCACCGTGTTGGTCTTGCGCTTGATCGTCGCCGGGGTCAGCGGTCCCTGGATGTCGGCGAGCGACACGCCGACGAGCTGCTCGATCGACTGGTCCACCTCGAGGCGGACGAACCGGTCCTTGCTGATATGCGGGATCAGCTTGATCTTCGTCCCGACGTCGCGGTAGTCGATCTGCTGGATCGTGTCGGTGCCGGTGGTGCCGGAGCCGGTGGTGAGGGTCGAGCTGAGGACCGGGATGTTGTCGACGACCTCGAGCGACACCTCCTCGTTGTCGGAGGTGAGCACCTGCGGGGCGGCGAGGACGTTGATCTCGGTGTCGGCCTCGAGGGCGCTGAGGAGCACGCCGAAGGGGCCGAAGAAGTTCTTGTCGCTGTCGGGGGAGAAGACGAACCCGTAGTTGAGCCCGCTTCCCGCGCTGATCGGGTACCCCTTCTCGAGGTCGTTGATGATCAGGTTGCGGAGCGACGGGTCGAATTCGGTGCCACCCCAGTTCTGCGTGTTGTCCCATCCCTTCTGCTGGCCGGAGGTGGGGTTCCAGTTGATCGTGCTCAGGGTCTGCGTCTGGAATTCGGCCGAGAGGGAGCGGGCCAGGTTCACCTCCGTGATGATGACCTCCACCATCACCTGGTCGCGGGGGATGTCGAGGTCCTCGACGATGCGCTGGAGGAGGTCGTAGTCCTGCGGCGAGGCGTCGATCACGATCGCGTTGATGGCGGGGAAGCTGGTCACGGTGATCGGCGGCATCCCCTCGCCGGTGCGGCTCGCGGTGAGGGAGGTGAGGACGTTCGCGATGTCGTCGGAGTTGGAGTAGGAGAGCCGTTTCACGCGAACCCGGGTCTTGCTCTCGGGGGTCTGGCGGTCGAGCTCCTCGACGAGGGCGAGTACGCGCTCGGTGTCGTCGGGGCTCGCCACGATGATCAACGCGTTGGTACGCTCGTCGGCGAAGACGCGGATCGCGTCGTCGCCTCCCGCGGGGGCGGCGGGCTGCGCCGGTCGCCGCCCCGGGCGGCGGGCGGGCGCGGGGCGCCCCGCCGCCGCGCCGCGCCCCTGGATGATGCTGAGGACCTCCTCGGCCATGATCGACGCCGCGGCGTACTGGAGCGGCACCACCGTGATGGTGGATTCGAGTCCGGGGACGTCCACCTCCTTGACGATCTTCATCAAACGGTCGATGTTCGAGGCGGAGTCCGAGACGATCAGGATGTTCCCGGGGGGGTAGGCGATCACGCTCGCGTTCTTGCCCGCCAGCGCCTGCGCGAGGCCCTTCACTTCCTCGAGCGCGGCGTACTGGAGGGGGATGAGCTGCGTCACGAACGCCTCGTCGGGGACTCGCTCCCGCAGCCCCTCCTCGGTTTCGAACTCCACCGGGCTCTTCACCGCCTCCTGCCGGGGAACGATCTTGATGATGTCGCCGACCGGAACGGCCGCGAGACCGCGGACCTCGAGGATCGATTCGAGGATCTTCGGGAGCCCCTCCACGGGGATCTTCATCGGGGACATCACGGAGACGTTGCCGCGGACCTGGTCGCTCAGGAGGAAGTTCTTGCCCATCAGATCGCTGAAGAGCTTGATCACCGTCTTGATCTCGACGTTGTCGAGGTCGAGCTGCACCAGCGCGGATTCGTCTTCCGCGCCGCCGTCCGCGAGCGGTTCCGCGGCGAGCGGGTTCGCGGCGAGCGCCGCGCACGCGGCGGCGAGAAGAAGCAGTGCCTTCATCGGTTGTCCCTCGCGGTGTCGTTCCAGGATCATCGGCGGATCGTCCGCTCCCCCGTCCCCTGCGGGATCGTCTTGAGCTCGGGGGGGTAGCTCTCCAGCGATTCGCTGGTTCCCTGGCGGTCTATGACGACGCGGTTCCTGATGATCTCGACGATCTTCGCCCCGCCCGTGTCGGGGATCACGTCGTTCTTGACGTACGTCTCCGTCTTCCGGGTCTTCTTGTTGTAGATGATCGCCCGCACGATCTTGTCGCGCGGAGAGACGGTGGTCCCCTGCAGTTGGAGCTCCATCGGCGGCAGCGGGACGGGTGTCGGGGGGATCGGGGTCGGCTCGGGCGGCCTGGCGACGACGTCCTTGTTCCTGAAGATGTCCGCCTGTTCGATCACCCCGTAGTCGCCGCGCGGACGGCGCGCCGCCGCCCCGCCTCCGCCCGGAACGGCGGCCGGCTCCTCCGCGCGCTTGGCGGGGATAGGCGCGGGCGGCGGGGAGACGAAGGCGCCCCAGCAGGCCCAGACGAGGGCGAGGGCGAGGGCGATATTCACAAAGTGGATCGGTCTCGGGGCGATCACCGCGCCCCCTCCTTCTCCAGCCGCCCCGGCAGGTCGGCCCGCTTGATCTCCCGCCCCAGCATCCGCCCCTCGGCGGCGAGGCGCGACGGGGGCCACTCGTCGATCGCCCGCGCGAGGCGCGCCGCGTCCGCGGCGAGCGCCCGCCGCCCGGCGGCGAGGTTCTCCGCCGAGGAGAGGCGTTCAGCCCTCGAGAGGAGCCGCCGCGTCTCGACGCGCCTCTTCACCCCGAGCCAGCACGCTTCGTCGCCGGCCTCGGCGCAGCGCAGCGTCTCCGCCACGACCGCCCGAAGGTCGCGGAGGAACGGCTCGACGTCCCCCCCCCGGGCGAAGGTGCCGCCCATCTCCTCGACCGCGAGTCCCGCGTCGCGACGGGCGGCTCCGGGGCCGAACGCGAAGCGGAGGACCGCGATGCAGACGAGACAGGCCGCCGCCGCGCCGGCAAGGAGACGGGGGCTGAAGAAGCGGCCTGCCCGATCCGGGGACGCCGCCGATCCCCGGGACGCCTCCGCCGCCTCGCGGACGCCCGCCCACACCCGCGCGCCCGGTTCCGCGCGCGGAAGGGCCCGGAGCGCCGCGCAGAGTTCCTCGGCCTTGCCGGCGGCCCGTCTGCAGCGCGGACACCCAGCCGTGTGGCGGCGAACCTCCTCCGCCTCGCCCTCCGCAAGCTCGCCGAGCGCGCAGGACAGCAGTATATCAAAATCGAGCGGACAGTTCATATCCGCATCCCCTCTCGCGGCGCGAGTCGCGCCCGTATCAGTGGAACTCGGCGAGTCTGTCGCGCAGCGCCCGCACGCCGGCGTGGAGGCGGGACTGCACGGTGCCCATGGGGATGCCGAGCACCCCCGCGATCTCCGCGTACGGCATCGACTCGAGGAAACGGAGCGCGACGACCTCCCGCTGCTCGTGGGGGAGCGCGGCAACCTCCGCGACGAGCCGGTCGCGGAACTCGCGGCCCGCGGCATCCGCCCGCGGAGAGGCCGTGCGGGCAACCGGCTCCGCCGCCCCGAAGACGCCCTCCGCCCGGAAACCGAGCCGTCTCCGCCGCCCCGCTTTCCTGATCTCGTCGCGGCAGAGGTTCGCCGTGATCGCGTAGGCCCAGGCCGAGAAACGTTTCCCCGGGTCGAAGTCGCCCGCGTGCCGGTGTATCCTGATGAACGCCTCCTGGAGCACGTCTTCCGCCAGGGCGCGGTCCCCCACGGCGTACAGCGCGTAGGTCATCAGGCGAGTCCGGTACCGGTCGTACAGCTCCCGCAGGGCGCCGACGTTTCCCGCCGCCGTGTCCGCGAGCAGTCCCTCGTCAGTTCTGTCCATTGGATGGTACGTGTGAGGCCGGGATTTGTTCGCCGCGGCCCGCCCGGCGGGCCTCGAGCGCGGCGAGTTTCCTCCGCGCGCTTCCGTGGGAGGGGTCGATCAGGAGCGCCTCCTCCAGGAGCAGGATCGCCCCGTCGACGTCGCCGCCCCGCTCGCGGAGCAGGGCGAGGTTGAAGCGGGCGGCGAACGAATCCGGGGAGAGGAGGCGCGCCTGCCCGTACGCGGCGGCCGCCCCCGCTTCGTCCCCCTCCCGCTCGCACAGCACGCCGAGGTTGGACTGGTAGTCGGCGGAGCGTGGATCGATCCTCGCCGCCTCCTCCAGCTCGCGCCGGGCGGCTGCGGCGTCCCCCGACGAGAGGAGGGCGAGACCGAGCGCCTCGCGGGCGCAGGCGTTTAGGGGGGCGATCCGGAGCGCCACACGGGCCTCCCGGACCGCCCCGGCGAAATCGCCGCGGAGGCGGAAGATCTCCGAGAGGTTGATGCGGGGCTCGGCGTAGGTGCGGCTCATCGCGGCCGCCACGCGGAACTCCCCCTCCGCCGCGGCGAGGTCGCCGTCCTGCGCCGCCATCACCCCGAGGAAGGTATGCGCCTCGGGGAGGCGCGGGCGTCGGGCGAGGGCGTCGCGGAAGAGGCCGCGCGCGCGATCCCTCTCCCCGACCCTGAAGAGGAACTCGCCGAGGCGGAGCTCGGCGAGGGGGAACGGGCCGCGGGACGGGATTCCCGGGAGCGGGCAGGAGGAGGGATCGATGCGCGGGAAACGCGGCAGCGCGCCGTGCGGCAGGAAGACGACGCTGCGGTCGTCCGCGTAGACCGGCCGCCAGCGCGGACTGCGCCAGAGCGCGGGGAGGAGCGCCTTGACGTCGCGGGAGGTGTGCGTGAAGAGGAGCGCCTCGACGCCGTACTCGTCCGCGAGCGCGTCGAGGGAGCGAAGATCGCCCATCGCGTCGAGGTAGCGCCTGAGGAGCGACTCCCCGTAGACGAGGTTCCGGCCGTCGATGAAGATGGCGCGCCGCGGATGTTGGACGCTCGCGACGTAGCTCCCGATCTCGTAGTTGCAGAAGAGGTTGCCGCCCGCCCCGGCGGCGTCGAGGAACGCCAGCGCCTCGTCAGGGTAGGCGATCTCGGATTTCCCGAGGCCGAACCGCTTCAGGCTGCGCTGGCGGAAGTAGAGGCCCCCGGTCACCGCGTCGCGGGAGAGGGCGACGAGCGCCGCCGCGAGGGCCGCGGTCCACACGCCGGCGAGGAGAAACGAGAGGCGGGGGGCGCGTCGCCGGAGTCGGGTCCACAGGCAGCCGAGGTTGTAGGCGAGCCCGGGGGCGACGAGGACGGCGAAGAGGGGGAGGTGGCGCCTCGATTTCAGGGAGAGCGCCGCGAAGAGGACCGCGATCGCGAGGTGCGCCGGACGGATCCGGAACGCGTTGAGGAGGAAGGCGGCCGCCGTGGCGGCGGCGGCGATCTTGAAGAAGAAAAACGAGGAGGGGGAGGGGAACGCCGCCGACGGCGGCGTCCATGGGATGACGGTTTCGCCGAAGAGCGGCGTGCCGACCTGGCGCCACGGCTGGACGAGGACCGCGGGGCCGTACGGAGTCGCGAAACAGGCGAGGAGGCATGCCGCGAACAGCGCGGCGTGCCGCCGCCGTTCCCCGCGGGGGGCGAGCCGCCCGTCGGCCCAGTAGAGGAGGACGAGCAGGGGGCCGAGGGGGAAGGAGGGGTGCATGTTGACCCAGAGCGCCTGGAGGGGGACGAGGATCCACGGCGTTGTGCCATGCCGGTCGAGGGAGGCGACGAAGACCGCCGCGAGGAGGAGGGCGAACAGCTGCGGCTTCATTAGGAAGCCGTCCTGGGCGACGAGGAGGGCGAGGGCGAGCACCCCGCACACGAGCGGGGGAGGGGCGTCGCGGCGGCAGGCGCGGTAGAGGCCGGCGAAGATGCTCGTGACGAGCGCGAGGCGGAGGAGGCAGAGGCCCGCCGCGCCGCCCGCCCGCCAGGCGATCCAGAGGGCGGCCTGCGCGAGCCAGTGCACGTCCACCCACGGGCGTCCCGCGGCGCTGTAGGAGAAGCTGTCGAAACGCGGGAGTTCGAAGAGGCGGCAGATCCGCTCCCCGACGCGCAGGTAGAGCCACAGATCGGTGTCGATGAGCCGAAAGCAGCCGAGGGCGGCGACGGCGGCGAAGAGGAGGGCGACGGGAACGGAGGCGACGAGCCGCTTCATTAGACAATAATTGTAGCACAGGGCAGCGGCCCGATGCAGCGCGGTCACCTGGCGATCAGGGCCGCGAGCCGGCGGCGGCCGGAGCCGTCCGGCGGGAGGGCGGCGATGCCGAGGGCGTCGCCGGCGTCGTCGAGGGCGGACGCGTCGGCGCGGAACGCGGGTTCGACGGGGGAGCCGTCCGCGGGCAGGAAGGAGAACGGCGCGGCGTAGAAGAGCATCTCGAGGCGGCCCCGCGCGCCGCGCGCCAGCGCCGCGATCTCGCGCCGCCCCCCGAGCCCCTCCAGCACGGCGAACCCCTCGACGCGCGCGCAATCGGGCGCCGTCCACGAACGCAGGAAGGACAGGACGAACCCGCCGCCGGGGCGCCGGGCGGGCAGGAGATGGGCGACGGAGATCAGCTGGTCGCCGGTGCGTTGCTTCTCGAAGACCGCGAAGGCGTCATCGAACCCCTCCCCGGCCGGGCCCAGCGGGGCGAACGCGACGACCTCATCGGCCCCGTCGAGCGGAAAGAGGCGCATCGTGATGCCGTCCGCGTCCCCGGATTCCGGGGGTATCGCGCCGAGCGCGAGCGCCGCGCCCTGTTCAGTCGAGACGATCGCGGCGAGGCGCGGCCCCTCGCCCGGCCGCGCGGGCGGGAGGGCCGACACCGCCCGCACCCTGCCCGGGTTGAGGCCGCCGGCGTGGATCGGGATTTCGCGCGCGCCTGTTCCGTCGGCGGCGGGGAGGCGGAGGGCGAAGACGCCGCCGGCCGCGAAGACGACGCCGGGGAGGGCCCCGGGGAACGGGCAGGGGGCCGCGAAGATCTCCCCGGCGCGGAGCGGGGGACTTCCGCCGAGGGGGCGGAGCGCCCCGCCGCGGAGGTCGAGGGAGAAGGTCTGGATGGAGAGGGCGGCCTGCGGAAGGATCCGCGGATAGGCGGCGCGGAGCCCCTCGAGTTCGTCGTCGGAGAGGAACGTCTTGTCGCGCTCGTCGAGGCCGATGTACTCGTACATCGTTCGCCCGGGGGTCGAAACGTCGTCGAGGCCGAGGAAGTGCCCGATCTCGTGCGTCGCCGCGTTTCGGATGTCGAGCGTCCCCGGCGTGCCGTCCGCGGACCAGCGGTAGTCGCGGGCGTTCAGGAGGATCTCGGCTTTGACGATGGCGCCATCCTCGCGGCGGTAGTGGAGACGCGTCTTGGCGATGGTGAGGCGGTCATACGGCCAGTCATCCCGCAGCCAGATCACCATGCCCGCGGCGGCGGCATCGGCATCAGGCGCGATGCCGGCGAAGCGAAACCGCACGTCCGCCGTGCCGACGCCTTCCCAGGCCGCAAAGGCGTCCTGGATCGCCCCGACCGCGCCTTCGTCGGGGATCTCGTTGCCGCCGGGGCACACGATGGCGTAGGGGATCGGATCAGGCGAACGCTCCCAGCGCAGCGGGGTTCCGTCGGGCGCCCGGCGGAACTCGTAGCCGGGCGACGGCGCGGCGGCGCACACGGCCGCCGCCGCCCATGCGGCAACGATGCCGCCCCGCCCTGTCGCCTTCCAGCCCATTTGGGGTCAGGTCCTTATTTATTATTTTAGCACGTTGAATCCTGGATGAAAATTCGATCGCAGATACGTGGTACACTAATAAATAAGGGCCTGACCCCGCCGGGGGGCGGATCAGTCGACGATGCCGCGGGCCCGGAGTTCGGCGGTGGCCTTGTCCACGAGGTCGATCGCGACGGCCTGTTCGCTCCAGCGGATCAGCTCCTCCATCCCCTCGCGGAACGAGACCCTCGCCCTGAAGCCGAGCGTTTCTTGTATCTTCGCCGTGTCGGCGATGCAGTGGCGGACATCGCCCTTCCTGAACTTCTTCGTGATCTGCGGCGTGATCTTCTTCCCGCAGATCTCGGCGATCGTCTCGGCGATCTCCAGGATCGTGGTGACCTTTCCCGAGGCGACGTTGAACATCCGGTAGTCGGCCTTCGGGTTCTCCAGGGCGAGCATGTTGGCGCGGACGATGTCGTGCACCGAGATGAAATCCCTCGACTGGAGCCCGTCCTCGAAGACGATTGGGGGCTTGTCGTTCTTGATGCGGCTCATGAAGATCGCCGCGACCCCGGTGTACGGGTTCGAGAGGGACTGGCGCGGGCCGTAGACGTTGAAGTAGCGCAACGCGACGGTCGGGATGTCGTAGGTGCGCCCGATGTTGAGGCACATATCCTCCTGCACCATCTTGGTGATGGCGTAGATCGAGTTGACCAGCCGCTCGTCGGTCTCCCGGATCGGCACCGGCGTGAGCGCCCCGCCGCAGCCGGGGCAGCGGCACTCCCACTCCTCCCGCCGGAACTGCTCCTCGGTCCTGAGCGGCGGCCGGACCCTCCCGCATCGTGCGCAGGAGTAGACCCCCTCCCCGTAGCTGCTCATCGAGGCGGCGACGATGAGCTTCTTCACCCGGTGCGGCCGGTTGGCGAGGATGTCGAGGAGGTTCCCCGTGCCGCTGAGGTTCACGTCGACGTAGTATTTGATCGCGTACTGCGACTGGCCGACCCCCACGGCGGCGGCGTGGTGCGAGACGGCGTCCATCCCCTCGACGGCCTTGTGCAGGGCGTCGTAGTCGCGGACGTCGCCTTTGACGAACTCGGCCTTCGGGTTCAGGTGCGCGGGCGGCTTCCCCCCCGGGTGCACCTGCGGGTCGAGGTTGTCGAAGATCCGCACCGTGTGCCCGTCGGCGATCATCCGATCCGTCAAGAAGCTCCCGATAAACCCGGCGCCGCCGGTGACAAGTATTCTCATCTCTCCTTCTCCGTTGTCCGTGGGTTCAGGTCCTTATTTAGTATATTAACCGCGTATCCGGCCTGGTCTTTGACCGGTTTCACGCCTGTTAAAATAAGAAATAAGGACCTGACCCCACATGCGATGCTCACGGTTTGCCGCCCAGCTCCATCTTCCGCACCCGGTAGAGCGCGTCCTCGATCAGCCGGCGGTTCGAGGAGATGATGTCGGCGACGAGGCCGATGAGCAGGACCTGGAACCCGACGATGGTGAAGATGGCGGCGAAGATCAGCGACTGGAGGTGCCCCTGGCCGCTCCCGGTGAGGTAGAAGAAGAGGAAGCGAAGGGCGAGGAGCGCCCCGGCCCCGAGGCCGATGGTGCCGATGAAGATGAAGACCTTGAACGCCTCGTACATCGTGTAGATGCGCACCATCGTGCTCAGCGAGCGCTTCACGTACTCCCCCATCGACGAGAAGAGCCGCGACTCGCGCGCCTCCCGGTTCGTCCGCACCGGCACGTGGGCGATGGCAAGGTTCTTCTTTCCCCCCTGGATGATCGACTCGAGGGTGTAGGTGAACTGCGAGACGATGTTGATCCTGAGCGCCGCCTCGCGGTTGTAGGCGCGGAAGCCGCTCGTGCAGTCGGGGATCTCGGTGCCGGAGATCCGCCGGACCGCCCAGCTTCCCCAGCGCTGGAGGAACCGCTTCAGCGGGGAGAAGCGGGGGAACTCGTCGATCCGCCGGTCGCCGACCACCATGTCGGCCTCCCCGTCCAGGATCGGCTTGATGAGGGCCGGGATGTCAGCGCCGCAGTACTGGTTGTCCGCGTCCGTGTTGACGATGATGTCCGCGCCGGCCTTGAGCGCGGCGTCGAGGCCCGCCATGAACGCCTGGGCGAGCCCCTTGTGCCCCCGGAAACGGACCAGGTGCCGCACGCCCGCCTCGCGGGCGACCTCCGCGGTCCGGTCGGTGGAGCCGTCGTCGACGATGAGGATCTCGACCTCGTCGACGCCGGGAACGCCGCGGGGGATATCGCGAATCGTCGAGGCGAGGAACGGCTCCTCGTTGTAGCACGGGATCTGCACGACAAGTTTCATCGGAAAGATACTACCCGTTTTCGTGTGAATGTTCAACGCCGGGGATGAAGAGGAGGGAGGCCATCCCCGGCAGCGTGAGCAGGCAGACGAGGACGAAGAAGGCGGGGTAGCCGAGCCGCTCCTGCAGGAAGCCGCTCGCCGCGCCCGGGAGCATCATCCCGAGCGCCATCAGGCCGGTGGAGATGGCGTAGTGCGCGGTCTTGAACGGCTCGCGCGCGGCGTACATCAGGAAGACGGTGAAACCGGTGAAGCCGAGGCCGTAGCCGAACTGCTCCAGCGCCACGAGCCCGAAGACCCGGGGGAGGGACGGCCTCGCCGCGGCGAGGTAAACGTAGCCGAGGTCGGGGAGATTGAGGGCGAGCGCCATCGGCCAGATGCAGCGCCGGAAGCTGAATCGGGCGATCAGCAGGCCCCCCAGCACGCCCCCGGCGAGGAGGCTGCAGGTCCCCGCCGTTCCGTAGATGAGGCCGTACTGTTCCGTGGAAAGACCGAGGCCGCCGCGCGCGGGCGCGTCGAGGAGGAACGGTCCCGTCATCTTGACGAGCATCGCCTCCCCGAGCCGGTACAGGAGGATGAAGGCGAGCACCGCCGCGACGCGCGGCTGGGCGAGGTACGAGCGGAAGACGGCGATGAACGCCCCGGCGTCGCCGGGCGCCCCGCGTCTGTCCGCCGCGGGGCGGGGGAGGTACCAGGCGTGGAAGACGGCGAGGGCGACGAACAGGGCGCCCGCCGCGGCGAGGGCGGCGATCCATCCGAGGGACACGGTCCCCGTCATCCGCTCGATGCGCCCGGCGAACACGACGAGGCCGCCCGAGGCGAAGAGCATCGCGATCCGGTAGGCGGTGCTGCGGACCCCCGCGAAGAACGCCTGTTCCCTCCGGGCGAGGCCGAGCATGTAGAACCCATCCACGGCGATGTCGTGCGTGGCGGAGGCGAAGGCGATCAGGGCGAAGACGGCGATGGAGAGGGCGAAGAAGAACGGCGACCGCAGGGCGAGCGCCGCGCCGCAGAAGCCGGCGGCGAGGAGGAGCTGCGTGCCGACGATCCACCTCCGCTTGGTGAGGCGCGTGTCCACGAGCGGCGCCCAGAGCATCTTGACGACCCACGGGAGGTAGAGGAGGCTGGTCGCCAAGGCGTTGAGGCGGTTCGGGATCCCCATCGTCTTGTAGAGGGCGATCGAGACGGTATTGACGACGACATACGGGACCCCCTCGGCGAAGTACGCCGTCGGGACCCAGACCCAGGGCGAACGCCGCGGGGCGGATGGAACGGGATCCATGGCGCGGACACTATAGCATAGTCGCCCCCCTTCCCCGTTCGTTCTTGAAACAGGTGGGGGCAGGCCGTATACTTGCGCCGCGCGGCGGGGGTCCGCCCGGGGGAGGCGGGGAGATGGGCGACGGCGGCGTGTCGGTGATCATTCCCGTGAAGAACGCGGCCCGTTACCTGGACGCGCAGCTCGGCCGCGTCTTCTCCCAGGAGGGTGCGCCGGTCCCCGAGGTGCTCCTGATCGACTCGGGTTCCGCCGACGACACCCTCTCCGTGGCCGCGCGATACCCGGTCAGGGTCGTCTCGATACGGCCGGAGGAGTTCAACCACGGCGAGACCAGGAACCTCGGCGCCCGGGAGTCGCGCGGAAGGTTCCTCGTCTACCTGACGCAGGACGCCCTGCCGGCCGACGCCGCGTGGCTCGCCGGCCTGCTCTCGCCGCTGCGCAAAGACCCGGCGGTCGCGGGCTCGTTCAGCCGGCACGTCCCGCACCCCGGCTGTTCGCTCCCGCTCAGGCGCCAGCTCGAGGAGGGGTGGCCCCAGGGGGGCGGGCTCGAGCGGATCGTCAAACGCGTCGGTTCCCCGGAGGAGCTCGAGCGCCGGAAGCCGCACTACGTCTACTTCGCCAACACGAGCTCCTGCCTGCGGCGGGAGGTCTGGGAGCGGTTCCCGTTCCGGCACGTCGAGTTCGGGGAGGACGTCGACTGGGCGGAGCGGGTGCTCCTGGCCGGCTACGCGCTCGTCTACGAGCCGTCCTCGGCCGTGATCCACAGCCACGACTACCCGCTCCGCGAGCAGCTCCGGCAGCATTACGACTACGGGCGTTTCGTCCGGCAGGCGCGCCTCGCCCCGAGGATCGCGGCGGGGCAATCGCTCAAGACCGCCCTCGTGGCGGTGAGGGACGATCTCCGCTACGCCCGGCGGAAGAGGCTGCCGGCGCCCCGGCTCCTCTACAGCGTTCCGTACCACGCCGCCTGCGTGCTCGGGCGCTGGCTCGGGGAGCACTCGGATTCGCTCCCCGCCCGCCTGCGCGGGGCGCTGTCGCGCCAGCGTACGCTGCAGCGGCGGTAGCCGCCGCGGGGGGGACGGGAGGCCGGCGGAACGGGGGCCCGCCAACGCGATGAAGATACTGTTCGTGGTCAACGGCTACCCGCCGACCGCCGTGGCGGG is a window from the Chlamydiota bacterium genome containing:
- the gspE gene encoding type II secretion system ATPase GspE, with protein sequence MSATSRKLIGQILLKNGCLTPDQLDEGLAKQENSDKRLGDILIALSYIKEDDLLQALSEQFGLPFLKSLPPESADRELIGRVPRTFAQAHQIVPLRREGDAVVVATADPLNTQPLDDIGLILECETHVAIARAAEISHLINTVYMHAESAAEELIEDMGAEKEAGGERVFDLSEQAAEDLMDLDDKAPVIKLVNLMIYQAAKSRASDIHIEPYEKELKIRFRIDGVLHNTLSPPKRYQSAIISRVKIMSNMNIAEKRLPQDGRIKIKMPDREIDLRVSTIPIVHGERVVMRLLDRGAMFYGLEEMGFSPDKLERFSRLIALPYGIILVTGPTGSGKSTTLYGALSRINTEDRNILTIEDPVEYQIPGIGQIHVKPKINLTFASGLRHILRQDPDVIMVGEIRDLETAEIAIQASLTGHLVFSTLHTNDAAGAITRLIDMGVEPFLVSSSVIAIMAQRLVRVICPKCRERYVPPPETLRALGLSPADLPDGTVSRGKGCDHCMGTGYRGRSGIFELLVIDDEIRQLVLDRISSNVIKKTALGKGMLTLRGDGAQKVAKGITTIEEVLRITQEEVFEV
- a CDS encoding sigma-70 family RNA polymerase sigma factor codes for the protein MDRTDEGLLADTAAGNVGALRELYDRYRTRLMTYALYAVGDRALAEDVLQEAFIRIHRHAGDFDPGKRFSAWAYAITANLCRDEIRKAGRRRRLGFRAEGVFGAAEPVARTASPRADAAGREFRDRLVAEVAALPHEQREVVALRFLESMPYAEIAGVLGIPMGTVQSRLHAGVRALRDRLAEFH
- a CDS encoding tetratricopeptide repeat protein produces the protein MKRLVASVPVALLFAAVAALGCFRLIDTDLWLYLRVGERICRLFELPRFDSFSYSAAGRPWVDVHWLAQAALWIAWRAGGAAGLCLLRLALVTSIFAGLYRACRRDAPPPLVCGVLALALLVAQDGFLMKPQLFALLLAAVFVASLDRHGTTPWILVPLQALWVNMHPSFPLGPLLVLLYWADGRLAPRGERRRHAALFAACLLACFATPYGPAVLVQPWRQVGTPLFGETVIPWTPPSAAFPSPSSFFFFKIAAAATAAAFLLNAFRIRPAHLAIAVLFAALSLKSRRHLPLFAVLVAPGLAYNLGCLWTRLRRRAPRLSFLLAGVWTAALAAALVALSRDAVTGGLYFRQRSLKRFGLGKSEIAYPDEALAFLDAAGAGGNLFCNYEIGSYVASVQHPRRAIFIDGRNLVYGESLLRRYLDAMGDLRSLDALADEYGVEALLFTHTSRDVKALLPALWRSPRWRPVYADDRSVVFLPHGALPRFPRIDPSSCPLPGIPSRGPFPLAELRLGEFLFRVGERDRARGLFRDALARRPRLPEAHTFLGVMAAQDGDLAAAEGEFRVAAAMSRTYAEPRINLSEIFRLRGDFAGAVREARVALRIAPLNACAREALGLALLSSGDAAAARRELEEAARIDPRSADYQSNLGVLCEREGDEAGAAAAYGQARLLSPDSFAARFNLALLRERGGDVDGAILLLEEALLIDPSHGSARRKLAALEARRAGRGEQIPASHVPSNGQN
- a CDS encoding matrixin family metalloprotease, producing MGWKATGRGGIVAAWAAAAVCAAAPSPGYEFRRAPDGTPLRWERSPDPIPYAIVCPGGNEIPDEGAVGAIQDAFAAWEGVGTADVRFRFAGIAPDADAAAAGMVIWLRDDWPYDRLTIAKTRLHYRREDGAIVKAEILLNARDYRWSADGTPGTLDIRNAATHEIGHFLGLDDVSTPGRTMYEYIGLDERDKTFLSDDELEGLRAAYPRILPQAALSIQTFSLDLRGGALRPLGGSPPLRAGEIFAAPCPFPGALPGVVFAAGGVFALRLPAADGTGAREIPIHAGGLNPGRVRAVSALPPARPGEGPRLAAIVSTEQGAALALGAIPPESGDADGITMRLFPLDGADEVVAFAPLGPAGEGFDDAFAVFEKQRTGDQLISVAHLLPARRPGGGFVLSFLRSWTAPDCARVEGFAVLEGLGGRREIAALARGARGRLEMLFYAAPFSFLPADGSPVEPAFRADASALDDAGDALGIAALPPDGSGRRRLAALIAR